The Dokdonella sp. nucleotide sequence ACTCCTTGAGGTCCGGGTACTTGGAATCCTTGGCCGTCTCGATGCCGAACGGTGTATAGCCGCGCGCGCCACCGCCACCCGGCACGTGGTATTTGAGCTTTGTTTCGGCAGGCAGGGCGAAGAAGCGCCGGAACGCATCGTAGGCGCCATCGATCGCCGCCGCCGGGATCCCGTGCCCGCTGATGCAGCAGAAACCGAATTCGCGGTAGGCCGCGCCGATCTCGGCGACGAAGGCGTCGCGATCGCTGTCATAGCGGCGGATGTCGAGGGTGGGGACGTGCTTCATGTGGGCGCCTCCGGCAGGATGCCCCATTCTCGCCGATCCGCTCAGGAAACGCGCGCGGCAGCAGCGCGCACCGCGCCAGCGAGTTCGTCGGCGAGACGCGCGACGAGCTCGGGGTCGCCGGCCTCGACGGTGACGCGCACCAGTGGCTCGGTACCGGACGGGCGCAACACGACACGCCCCTGCCCTTCGAGCTCGGCGCGCACGCGCGCGAGGACGTCCTGCACAGCGGGATCGGCAACCAGGGTGGCGCCACCGGCCGCGCGCACGTTGACCGTGGTCTGCGGCACCTTGCGCATGTCGTCCGCGCACTCGGCCAACGTGCGTCCGCTGCGCGCGAGTGCCTCGAGTACCTGCAGGGCGCTGACGATGGCGTCGCCGGTGCTCGCCCGATCCAGGCAAAGGATGTGGCCGGAGGTCTCGCCGCCGAGCACACCGGCGCGCTCGCGCAGCACCTGCATGACATAGCGGTCGCCGACGTTGGCGCGCAGGAACGGTACGCCGAGCCTGGCCATGGCCTGCTCGAGACCGTAGTTGCTCATCAGCGTGCCGACCACCGGGCCGCGCAGGCGGCCCTGCGCATGCCAGTCGATCGCGAGGATGCATAGCAGTTCGTCACCATCGATGAGGCGGCCGTGGCGATCGACCATCTGCAGGCGGTCGCCATCGCCATCGAAGGCAATGCCGAGGTCGGCGCCGGCCTCGACCACGGCCTGCGCCAGTGCCGCCGGATGCGTCGAGCCGACCTCACGGTTGATGTTGAGCCCGTCGGGGCGGTTGCCGATCGCGCTCACCCGCGCGCCGAGTTCGGCAAACATCTTCGGCGCGATCTGGTAGGTCGCGCCATGCGCGCAGTCGAGCACGATGTGCAGACCATGCAGGTGGAACGAGCGCGCCACGGTCGACTTGCAGAACTCGAGGTAGCGTGCCGAGGCATCGTCTATGCGCGCCGCCTTGCCAACGGCCTCGGATGCGACCGTCGAGAACTGGGCGTCGATCTCCGCCTCGATGGCGTGTTCAACTTCGTCGTCGAGCTTCTCGCCGATCGCCGAGAAAAACTTCACGCCGTTGTCGTGGTGAGGGTTGTGCGAGGCGCTGATGACGATGCCGGCATCGGCGCGCATCGAGCGCGTGAGATAGGCCACGCCCGGGGTCGGCATCGGCCCGAGCAGACGCACGTCGGCACCGCCGGCGAGCAGGCCGGCCTCGAGCGCCGATTCGAACATGTAGCCGGACACGCGCGTGTCCTTGCCGATCAACACGACCGGCTTGTCGCCTCCGCGTGCCAGCACCGCGCCGGCGGCGCGCCCGAGCCTGAGCATGAAGTCCGCCGTGATCGGCCACTCGCCGACGCGGCCACGAATGCCGTCGGTGCCGAAGTAACGTTTCACGTAAGCGGGGAATGGGGCATGGGACATGGGGAATGGTTGGAGCAGCGCATCACGGAAGGATGGTTCGCTACGGGATCGTGGAAATACACGATCCCCCATCCTCCATTCCCGATTTGCGGCTCCACCCTCAATCGCCCATCTGCTTCTGGCGGTGCTCCCAGCGCTCCTGTGCATCGAGGCAGAGTGTCGCGATCGGGCGGGCCTCGAGCCGATCGAGACCGATCTCCTCGTCGGTTTCCTCGCAGAAACCGTAGCGGCCTTCTTCGATGCGCTTGAGGGCCTTGTCGATCTTGGCGATCAATTTGCGGTAGCGGTCGCGCGTGCGCAGTTCGAGCGAGTTCTCGGTCTCGCGCGTGGCGCGCTCGGCCTCGTCACCGACGTCGCGCACTTCGTCGCGCAGGTTCTCGATGGTCTGCTTGGATTCCTCGACCAGATCCTCGCGCCAGGTCTGCAGCTTGCGGCGGAAGAATTCGAGGTGCTTGGGATTCATGTACTCCTCCTTCGGCGACGGACGATAGCCGTTGGGGAGGTCGATGCGGGTCGTCGCAGGCAGCGCATAGCGGCCATCCTGCATGGTCACGCTGTCGGCCGGCGGTGCGGGCGGCAC carries:
- the dksA gene encoding RNA polymerase-binding protein DksA is translated as MPPAPPADSVTMQDGRYALPATTRIDLPNGYRPSPKEEYMNPKHLEFFRRKLQTWREDLVEESKQTIENLRDEVRDVGDEAERATRETENSLELRTRDRYRKLIAKIDKALKRIEEGRYGFCEETDEEIGLDRLEARPIATLCLDAQERWEHRQKQMGD
- the glmM gene encoding phosphoglucosamine mutase, translated to MSHAPFPAYVKRYFGTDGIRGRVGEWPITADFMLRLGRAAGAVLARGGDKPVVLIGKDTRVSGYMFESALEAGLLAGGADVRLLGPMPTPGVAYLTRSMRADAGIVISASHNPHHDNGVKFFSAIGEKLDDEVEHAIEAEIDAQFSTVASEAVGKAARIDDASARYLEFCKSTVARSFHLHGLHIVLDCAHGATYQIAPKMFAELGARVSAIGNRPDGLNINREVGSTHPAALAQAVVEAGADLGIAFDGDGDRLQMVDRHGRLIDGDELLCILAIDWHAQGRLRGPVVGTLMSNYGLEQAMARLGVPFLRANVGDRYVMQVLRERAGVLGGETSGHILCLDRASTGDAIVSALQVLEALARSGRTLAECADDMRKVPQTTVNVRAAGGATLVADPAVQDVLARVRAELEGQGRVVLRPSGTEPLVRVTVEAGDPELVARLADELAGAVRAAAARVS